One Methanocaldococcus infernus ME DNA segment encodes these proteins:
- a CDS encoding TIGR00341 family protein, which translates to MRYIKMIIPKNLLDDVERILKDNNAYSISVVEPIRCSIKDGVIITCNAKPKDAEKIIIKLRELGLGEKGYGSLIMMPANITFSCRDEGLSDTKLSKLELFYKAQDMVKISEKTIIKVVLATIMGVIGLLENSIPTLIGAMIIAPLVDTVMASAIGSVLKSKELFIKGMAKELFFVFIIIFLSFLLAYIFHVPEKTLKIYLEESPLLFSAIVALVAGISGGLSIAGGKEYEMIGVTIDVSILLPSILFGLSLATLNEHYILLSFILLVINIILLDVGGYIGISYMIKRS; encoded by the coding sequence ATGAGATATATAAAGATGATCATTCCTAAGAACTTGCTGGATGATGTTGAAAGAATTTTAAAGGATAATAATGCCTATTCCATCTCAGTGGTTGAGCCTATCAGATGCTCTATAAAAGATGGGGTTATAATTACATGTAATGCCAAGCCAAAGGATGCTGAGAAGATTATTATAAAATTAAGAGAGCTTGGCTTAGGAGAGAAGGGTTATGGCTCTCTAATCATGATGCCAGCCAATATAACATTCTCATGTAGAGATGAGGGTTTATCAGACACTAAGCTCTCTAAGTTAGAGCTTTTCTACAAAGCCCAGGATATGGTTAAGATCTCTGAGAAAACTATTATAAAGGTTGTGTTAGCTACAATTATGGGAGTTATTGGATTATTAGAAAATAGTATTCCTACATTGATAGGAGCTATGATTATAGCTCCACTTGTTGATACTGTTATGGCCAGTGCTATAGGCTCAGTTTTGAAGAGTAAAGAACTTTTTATTAAGGGAATGGCTAAAGAGTTGTTTTTTGTCTTTATTATCATTTTTTTATCTTTCTTGTTAGCCTATATCTTCCATGTTCCAGAGAAAACCTTAAAGATATATTTGGAAGAATCTCCTTTATTATTTAGTGCCATTGTTGCCTTAGTGGCTGGGATCTCTGGGGGGTTAAGTATAGCTGGAGGAAAGGAGTATGAGATGATTGGAGTTACCATAGATGTTTCTATCCTACTCCCCTCTATCCTCTTTGGCCTATCCTTAGCAACTTTAAATGAGCATTATATTTTACTATCTTTTATCTTGCTTGTGATTAACATTATTTTACTGGATGTTGGTGGCTATATAGGGATTAGTTATATGATTAAAAGGAGTTAA
- a CDS encoding CRISPR-associated protein Csx11, with the protein MSKLEKLRDYKDEILKAEIGALLFNLGKTHIGFGFWRKYFPDKASEFKFSSYKEYAESYFYRELEEISLQLKNFFENININLGFWNTEFLEVLKGGESRENFVKKIFFRGCENINSGIDKGSPNKQLEPPLWLSNAFGSYKRIIDSDYFDCKRRCFFDALNNFLEGTGNKQNQRWNEIREFIFDYIKEWYSKLLSDSRFPINDVSLWDQAYMTASMFKAVLAQLVMDNSKLEKYMNNPSSIKWRILGIQYDKLGLAEKGLKVAHIQFYRKLAEEIDNEIKNLLEVKYPIGNEIYRDETGIYFLVGEDLGDDLNDRSNLVKLKEDYKELEDKILKIFKEKTEDEFYPAIFLTEASRGLMNLGYLLEKAKENFLKADLSKKDKDLCLLRTVKGRAVGVCQVCGTRLVYENREYEEKICETCYKRRKGRIDNWINNLEGETIWIDELKDNNNNIALITLKFELQDWLNGNMLNSLLGNRGLENYDNELKKIKELIRNGIIEEEKNRILNYIENYSDLNNLLTLKNELENFTNNTDNIKNVIINELKNTELKKLISSFISFFNSNNVSDCDYVKEKIDLLMEKLNKIRTSNELFHLVKKLTENMNLKKEKELKIIVEDLKEINEKISNIHKKLLNVNDLDKELEKIQNNDLKLIIKKLSEINICYNKITKDLIFMLYPFTINKELLNYYKKYDSIYDFFEKIFFGSIIGTQWENWINQTSLNEKIDWQNEKIKWDKLTNEDIEFLAELILQFLLRKNPSPARLRRIWENTQEFFEELEKNIVNILNIPEWRRKRLIFELDKNIPEGEYEYKGVLFWAKNKKLYLISSIEDFLRTFVNEKVKDMFKDLKKNNEEANRKILDYINTKLKEKEFNFKLIELNKKEDKEVKAKIISIKEYKPYFSIIKPTPISWQFIIPAEYVPNLIDNIMRKYDENFKFVYGKLPLHIGIIVQYYKSPLYIGIKALRKIRRDNIDIDDLYQETPIGEFCVIQRKKLANQKLEEKINNTEKYYSLYWNNKDNKEEYNFYIKPNNNWKKWISTLDKFPNNSKIYIIPNTFDFEFLETNIRRNDIFYNKNGKRVLELKSNRPYNIELHWEKFKLFKEAFSEDATKTSLHKLIEKLYDLALRRELNEQKEYVATLFINILKLNKNKELTKKLCKIFDLEETENVKEFHKYLRELNEKELKERILMFLDMFEFWHYCLGQT; encoded by the coding sequence ATGTCCAAGTTGGAAAAATTAAGAGATTACAAAGATGAAATTTTAAAAGCTGAAATAGGGGCTTTACTTTTTAATCTTGGGAAAACTCATATAGGGTTTGGGTTTTGGAGGAAATATTTCCCTGATAAAGCATCAGAATTTAAGTTTTCCTCTTATAAAGAATATGCAGAAAGTTATTTTTATAGAGAATTAGAAGAAATTTCACTACAACTAAAAAACTTCTTTGAAAATATAAACATAAATTTGGGTTTTTGGAACACAGAATTTTTAGAAGTTCTTAAAGGTGGAGAAAGCAGAGAGAATTTTGTGAAAAAAATATTCTTTAGAGGTTGTGAAAATATAAATTCAGGAATAGATAAAGGCTCCCCTAATAAGCAATTGGAGCCGCCTTTATGGCTCTCAAATGCCTTTGGAAGCTATAAAAGAATCATAGATTCTGACTATTTTGACTGTAAAAGAAGATGCTTTTTTGACGCTTTAAATAACTTTTTGGAAGGAACAGGAAATAAGCAAAATCAAAGATGGAATGAAATTAGAGAGTTTATTTTTGATTACATTAAAGAATGGTATTCTAAACTTTTAAGTGATTCAAGATTTCCAATAAATGATGTATCTCTATGGGATCAAGCATATATGACTGCTTCCATGTTTAAGGCTGTTTTGGCACAACTCGTTATGGATAATTCTAAATTAGAAAAATATATGAATAATCCCTCTTCAATAAAGTGGAGAATTTTAGGAATTCAATATGATAAATTGGGTTTAGCTGAAAAGGGATTAAAAGTTGCCCATATCCAGTTTTATAGAAAATTAGCTGAAGAGATAGATAATGAAATAAAAAATCTTTTAGAAGTTAAGTATCCAATAGGAAATGAGATTTATAGAGATGAAACAGGAATTTATTTCTTAGTTGGTGAAGATTTAGGGGATGATCTAAATGATAGAAGTAACCTCGTCAAATTAAAAGAAGATTATAAAGAACTTGAAGATAAAATATTGAAAATCTTCAAAGAAAAAACTGAAGATGAGTTCTATCCAGCTATATTTTTAACTGAGGCTTCAAGAGGTTTAATGAACTTAGGTTATTTATTAGAAAAAGCTAAAGAAAACTTTTTAAAAGCTGATTTAAGCAAGAAAGATAAAGATTTATGTCTTTTAAGAACAGTAAAAGGACGTGCTGTTGGTGTATGTCAAGTTTGTGGAACAAGATTAGTTTATGAAAATAGAGAATATGAAGAAAAAATCTGTGAAACTTGTTATAAAAGAAGAAAAGGTAGGATAGATAATTGGATAAATAATTTAGAAGGAGAAACTATTTGGATTGACGAATTAAAAGATAACAATAATAACATAGCCTTAATAACTTTGAAATTTGAGCTTCAAGATTGGTTAAATGGAAATATGTTGAATAGTTTATTGGGAAATAGAGGATTAGAAAATTATGATAATGAATTAAAAAAAATAAAAGAACTTATTAGAAATGGAATTATTGAAGAAGAAAAAAATAGAATATTAAACTATATTGAAAATTATTCAGATTTAAATAATCTATTAACTTTAAAAAATGAATTAGAAAATTTTACTAATAATACTGATAATATTAAAAATGTAATTATCAATGAACTGAAAAATACTGAGCTAAAAAAACTAATTTCTAGTTTTATAAGCTTTTTTAATAGTAATAATGTTAGTGATTGTGATTATGTTAAAGAAAAAATAGATCTACTCATGGAAAAATTAAATAAAATAAGAACCTCCAATGAGTTATTTCATCTAGTAAAAAAACTTACAGAAAATATGAATTTAAAAAAAGAAAAAGAATTAAAAATAATTGTCGAGGATTTAAAAGAAATTAATGAGAAAATATCTAATATTCACAAAAAATTGTTAAACGTGAATGACCTAGACAAAGAGTTAGAAAAAATACAGAATAATGATTTAAAATTAATAATCAAAAAATTGTCAGAAATAAACATTTGCTACAACAAGATTACTAAAGATCTTATATTTATGTTGTATCCTTTTACCATTAATAAAGAATTATTAAATTACTATAAAAAATATGACAGCATTTACGATTTCTTTGAAAAAATCTTTTTCGGATCAATTATAGGAACACAATGGGAAAATTGGATAAATCAAACCTCACTAAATGAAAAAATTGATTGGCAAAATGAAAAAATAAAATGGGATAAACTAACAAATGAAGATATAGAATTCTTAGCAGAACTAATTTTACAATTCTTATTAAGAAAGAATCCATCACCAGCAAGATTAAGAAGAATTTGGGAAAATACTCAAGAGTTCTTTGAAGAGTTAGAGAAAAATATAGTCAATATACTAAATATCCCAGAATGGAGAAGAAAAAGATTAATCTTTGAATTAGATAAAAATATTCCTGAAGGAGAATATGAATATAAAGGAGTTTTATTCTGGGCTAAGAATAAGAAACTCTATCTAATCTCTTCAATTGAGGACTTTTTAAGAACTTTTGTAAATGAAAAAGTTAAAGATATGTTTAAAGATTTAAAGAAAAATAATGAAGAAGCTAACAGAAAAATTTTAGACTATATAAATACTAAGTTAAAAGAAAAAGAATTTAATTTTAAACTAATTGAACTAAATAAAAAAGAAGATAAAGAAGTAAAAGCTAAAATCATCTCTATAAAAGAGTATAAGCCTTACTTCTCAATAATAAAACCAACTCCAATATCTTGGCAATTTATAATCCCTGCTGAATATGTTCCAAACTTGATAGACAATATAATGAGAAAATATGATGAAAACTTTAAATTTGTTTATGGAAAGCTTCCTCTACATATTGGAATTATAGTTCAGTACTATAAATCTCCTCTATATATAGGAATAAAAGCTCTAAGGAAAATAAGGAGAGACAATATAGATATAGATGATTTATATCAAGAAACACCTATTGGGGAATTTTGTGTAATACAAAGAAAGAAATTAGCCAACCAAAAATTAGAGGAAAAAATAAACAATACTGAAAAATATTATTCTCTATATTGGAACAATAAAGACAATAAAGAAGAATATAATTTCTACATAAAGCCTAATAACAATTGGAAAAAATGGATCTCTACATTGGATAAGTTTCCAAATAATAGCAAAATTTATATAATCCCAAACACTTTTGACTTTGAATTTTTAGAGACTAATATAAGAAGGAATGATATCTTTTACAACAAAAATGGAAAAAGAGTTTTGGAATTAAAGAGTAATAGACCTTACAACATAGAACTACATTGGGAAAAATTCAAGCTATTTAAAGAAGCTTTCTCAGAAGATGCAACTAAAACATCTCTACACAAGCTAATAGAGAAGCTCTATGATCTTGCATTAAGGAGAGAGCTAAATGAGCAGAAGGAATATGTAGCCACTCTATTTATAAACATCCTAAAGCTAAACAAAAATAAAGAACTAACTAAAAAACTTTGTAAAATATTTGACTTAGAAGAAACTGAAAATGTAAAAGAGTTTCATAAATATTTAAGAGAATTAAACGAAAAAGAGCTTAAAGAGAGAATCTTAATGTTCTTGGATATGTTTGAATTCTGGCACTACTGTTTAGGGCAAACTTAA
- a CDS encoding translation initiation factor IF-2 subunit gamma: MGRKKSAKQAEINIGMVGHVDHGKTSLTKALTGVWTDRHSEELRRGISIRLGYADCEIRKCPSCGTYTTKPRCPNCLAETEFLRKVSFVDAPGHETLMATMLTGAALMDGAILVIAANEPCPQPQTKEHLMALEIMGIDKIIIVQNKIDLVDEEQALKNYEQIKEFVKGTIAENAPIIPVSAHHEANIDVLLKAIQDLIPTPKRDPKATPRMYVARSFDINKPGTEIKDLKGGVLGGAIIQGEFKVGDEIEIRPGIKVTEGHKTYWKPLRTKIVSLAAGDTMLKKAHPGGLIGVGTELDPYLTKSDSLAGSVVGLPGTLPEIRDKITIKAHLLERVVGSKEELKMEPLKTGEPLVLNVGTATTVGVITSARGDIADIKLKLPICADIGDKVAISRRFGSRWRLIGYGEIIG, translated from the coding sequence ATGGGAAGAAAAAAGAGTGCTAAACAGGCTGAGATCAACATAGGGATGGTTGGGCATGTTGATCATGGGAAAACAAGTTTAACCAAGGCATTAACAGGGGTTTGGACAGATAGGCATAGTGAAGAGCTTAGAAGAGGAATATCTATAAGGTTAGGGTATGCAGACTGTGAGATAAGGAAGTGTCCAAGCTGTGGAACTTACACAACAAAGCCAAGATGTCCTAACTGCTTGGCTGAAACTGAATTTTTAAGAAAGGTTTCCTTTGTAGATGCTCCTGGACATGAGACATTAATGGCTACTATGCTAACAGGAGCTGCTTTAATGGATGGAGCTATCTTAGTGATAGCTGCTAATGAACCTTGCCCTCAGCCACAGACTAAGGAGCATTTAATGGCTTTAGAAATTATGGGAATAGATAAAATAATTATTGTACAGAACAAGATAGATTTGGTTGATGAAGAACAGGCCTTAAAGAACTATGAACAGATAAAAGAGTTTGTTAAGGGAACCATAGCTGAGAATGCTCCTATTATCCCAGTTTCAGCCCACCATGAGGCTAATATAGATGTTTTATTAAAGGCTATTCAGGATCTTATCCCAACTCCTAAGAGAGATCCTAAGGCTACTCCAAGGATGTATGTGGCAAGAAGCTTTGACATAAATAAGCCAGGGACAGAGATTAAAGATTTAAAAGGTGGAGTTTTAGGTGGAGCCATTATACAGGGAGAGTTTAAGGTAGGGGATGAGATAGAGATAAGGCCAGGGATTAAGGTTACTGAAGGGCATAAAACATATTGGAAACCTTTAAGGACTAAGATAGTTTCCTTAGCAGCTGGAGACACCATGTTAAAAAAGGCTCATCCAGGAGGTTTAATAGGGGTTGGGACTGAACTTGATCCTTACTTAACAAAATCTGACTCTCTTGCTGGCTCAGTTGTTGGCTTGCCAGGAACATTACCAGAGATTAGGGATAAGATAACTATTAAGGCTCATCTCTTAGAGAGAGTTGTAGGTTCAAAGGAAGAGCTTAAGATGGAGCCATTAAAGACTGGAGAACCTTTAGTCTTGAATGTAGGGACAGCCACAACTGTAGGGGTTATAACTTCAGCAAGAGGAGACATAGCAGATATAAAATTAAAGTTGCCAATCTGTGCTGATATTGGAGATAAAGTAGCCATAAGTAGAAGGTTTGGATCAAGGTGGAGACTAATAGGTTATGGAGAAATTATAGGTTAA
- a CDS encoding UbiX family flavin prenyltransferase → MRIVIGISGASGVIYAKRLVEELYKKAELDIIISDTAKKIIEEELGLSYKYFEKFGTLHDNRDFFSPLASGSNKFDAFVIIPCSMKTLSAIANGYSSSLIVRVADISLKERRKLIIAPREMPFSSIHLENMLKLSNLGAIILAPCPAFYFKPKSLEDIVNFVVGRILDLLNIENNLFRRWRC, encoded by the coding sequence ATGAGGATAGTTATAGGAATCAGTGGAGCCAGTGGAGTTATTTATGCCAAGAGGTTAGTGGAAGAACTTTATAAGAAAGCTGAGTTAGATATTATTATCTCTGATACAGCAAAAAAAATAATTGAGGAGGAGTTAGGGCTAAGTTATAAATACTTTGAAAAATTTGGAACCTTGCATGATAATAGAGATTTCTTCTCTCCCTTAGCCTCTGGCTCAAATAAGTTTGATGCCTTTGTAATAATCCCTTGCTCTATGAAAACACTCTCAGCTATAGCCAATGGTTATAGCTCTTCTCTCATTGTGAGGGTTGCTGACATCTCTCTAAAGGAGAGGAGAAAGTTAATAATTGCTCCAAGGGAGATGCCTTTTAGTAGTATACACTTGGAAAATATGTTAAAGCTCTCTAACTTAGGAGCTATTATCTTAGCTCCATGTCCAGCCTTTTACTTTAAGCCTAAGAGCTTAGAGGATATAGTTAACTTTGTTGTTGGGAGAATCTTAGATCTATTAAATATTGAGAATAACTTATTTAGGAGATGGAGATGTTAG
- the comC gene encoding L-sulfolactate dehydrogenase — MKIKPEMEKELIVDILKKYSLPEEDAKVVANCIVEADLKGFTSHGLGRFPQYIKALELGNLNPKPNIKVVKDLKATAIIDGDLGFGQVVGKKAMELAIKKAEEFGISAVSTRNSGHFGIASFYSEMALERDLIGIVITNTEPAMAPYGGKTKILGTNPIAIAFKGNKYKFSLDMATSSIARGKILEALRKGMKIPEGCAINKEGKITTDPKEALEGSILPFGGPKGYGLALAIEVLAAIGGGEVGSDVKGTANPKEKCNKGDLFIVINPDFFIGKEEFKKKVDKVLEEIKRDNALIPGEIEENNKKKRLKEGIEVDENLYKMLKDICDKVGLDINTYFERE, encoded by the coding sequence TTGAAGATTAAACCAGAGATGGAAAAGGAGTTAATAGTAGATATTCTAAAAAAATATTCTCTACCTGAGGAAGATGCTAAAGTTGTAGCCAACTGTATAGTTGAAGCTGACTTAAAGGGATTTACATCCCATGGCCTGGGGAGATTTCCACAGTATATTAAAGCTTTAGAACTTGGAAATTTAAATCCTAAACCTAACATTAAAGTTGTTAAAGATTTAAAGGCTACAGCCATCATAGATGGAGACCTTGGCTTTGGGCAAGTTGTTGGGAAGAAAGCTATGGAGTTAGCTATAAAAAAGGCTGAAGAGTTTGGAATTTCTGCAGTTTCTACAAGAAACTCAGGACATTTTGGAATAGCCAGCTTTTACTCAGAGATGGCTTTGGAAAGAGATTTAATTGGGATAGTTATAACAAACACTGAGCCAGCCATGGCTCCCTATGGTGGGAAGACAAAGATCTTAGGGACAAATCCAATAGCCATAGCATTTAAGGGGAATAAGTATAAGTTCTCCTTAGATATGGCTACCTCTTCAATAGCAAGGGGGAAAATCTTAGAAGCTTTAAGGAAGGGAATGAAAATTCCTGAGGGATGTGCTATTAATAAAGAGGGGAAGATAACAACAGATCCAAAAGAAGCTTTAGAAGGCTCTATCCTACCATTTGGAGGACCTAAGGGTTATGGCTTAGCCTTAGCCATAGAGGTTTTAGCAGCTATTGGTGGAGGAGAAGTTGGAAGTGATGTAAAAGGGACAGCCAACCCAAAGGAGAAGTGCAATAAAGGAGACCTCTTTATAGTTATAAATCCTGACTTTTTTATAGGGAAGGAGGAGTTTAAAAAGAAGGTTGATAAGGTTTTAGAGGAAATCAAAAGAGATAATGCCCTAATTCCTGGGGAGATTGAAGAGAATAATAAGAAGAAAAGACTAAAAGAAGGAATTGAAGTAGATGAAAACTTATATAAAATGTTAAAAGATATTTGTGATAAAGTAGGGTTAGACATTAATACCTATTTTGAGAGGGAATAG
- the glyS gene encoding glycine--tRNA ligase: MDLYDKVMDLAKRRGYLWSSFEIYGGIAGFVDYGPLGCLLKNNIINKFRERFIVKEGFYEIESPTVTPYEVLKASGHVDNFTDPIVECKNCLENFRADHIIEEQVDIDTESLSLKELEEVIKKYNIRCPKCGGEFGEVKKFNLMFVTSIGPGKGRRGFLRPETAQGIFIQFKRLAQFFRNKLPFGVVQIGKSYRNEISPRQGVIRLREFTQAEIEYFVHPEKKEHEKFDEVKDLILPLLPAEHQLEGKGIIKMSLGEAVDKGIIRHQTIAYFMAQTMKFLEEIGIDREKIRFRQHLPNEMAHYAIDCWDAEIYTERFGWIECVGIADRTDYDLKSHMAHSGEDLSVFVEGEEREVEDYEIELNYKVVGKIFKKDTKVIESYLKNLGVSDKEKLVKELNEKGEVEICIGDKSFKLTNEHLKIEKVKRVIKGEKVVPHVIEPSFGIDRIFYCLLEHSYREEEDRAYLDLKPEIAPIKAYVFPLVNREGMPELAKRIRDMLRENKIIAEYDDSGAIGRRYMRADEIGVPFCITVDGQTLKDNTVTVRDRNTREQERVKIEELVDYLRSKISSL, from the coding sequence ATGGATTTATATGACAAAGTTATGGATTTAGCTAAGAGGAGAGGCTATTTATGGAGTTCTTTTGAAATATATGGGGGAATTGCTGGTTTTGTTGATTATGGTCCCCTTGGCTGCCTACTAAAAAATAATATTATTAATAAATTTAGAGAGAGGTTTATAGTTAAAGAGGGATTTTATGAGATAGAAAGTCCAACTGTAACCCCTTATGAGGTTTTAAAAGCCTCTGGGCATGTTGATAACTTCACAGATCCAATAGTTGAGTGTAAGAATTGCTTAGAAAACTTTAGAGCTGACCATATTATTGAAGAGCAGGTTGATATAGACACTGAAAGCCTCTCTTTAAAGGAGCTTGAAGAAGTTATTAAAAAGTATAATATAAGATGCCCTAAGTGTGGAGGAGAATTTGGAGAGGTTAAAAAATTTAATTTGATGTTTGTCACTTCCATAGGGCCTGGAAAGGGAAGGAGAGGATTTTTAAGACCAGAAACTGCTCAGGGAATATTTATACAATTTAAAAGATTAGCTCAATTTTTTAGGAATAAGTTGCCTTTTGGAGTAGTTCAGATAGGAAAGAGTTATAGAAATGAAATTTCCCCAAGACAGGGAGTTATAAGGTTAAGAGAATTCACTCAAGCAGAGATTGAATACTTTGTCCATCCTGAGAAGAAAGAGCATGAGAAATTTGATGAAGTTAAAGACTTAATCCTTCCTCTACTTCCAGCTGAGCATCAGTTGGAGGGAAAGGGAATTATAAAGATGAGCTTGGGAGAAGCTGTTGATAAGGGAATAATTAGACATCAAACTATAGCCTATTTTATGGCTCAAACTATGAAATTTTTAGAAGAGATTGGGATAGATAGGGAGAAGATAAGGTTTAGACAACACCTTCCAAATGAAATGGCACACTATGCCATAGACTGCTGGGATGCTGAGATTTACACAGAGAGATTTGGCTGGATTGAGTGTGTAGGAATAGCTGACAGAACAGATTATGATTTAAAGAGCCATATGGCACACAGTGGGGAAGATTTAAGTGTATTTGTTGAAGGTGAGGAGAGAGAAGTAGAGGATTATGAGATTGAGCTGAACTATAAAGTTGTTGGAAAAATTTTTAAGAAGGATACAAAGGTTATAGAGAGCTATTTAAAAAATTTAGGAGTTAGTGATAAAGAAAAATTGGTTAAAGAGCTTAATGAGAAGGGAGAGGTAGAGATCTGCATAGGAGATAAAAGTTTCAAATTAACCAATGAGCATTTAAAGATTGAGAAGGTTAAAAGAGTGATAAAGGGAGAGAAAGTAGTTCCTCATGTAATTGAGCCATCATTTGGGATAGATAGAATCTTTTACTGTCTATTGGAGCATTCATATAGAGAGGAAGAGGATAGAGCTTACTTAGACTTAAAGCCTGAGATAGCTCCAATTAAAGCTTATGTCTTCCCATTGGTTAATAGGGAAGGGATGCCTGAGTTGGCTAAGAGGATAAGGGATATGTTAAGAGAGAATAAGATAATTGCTGAATATGATGACAGTGGAGCTATTGGTAGGAGATATATGAGAGCTGATGAAATTGGAGTTCCATTCTGTATAACTGTAGATGGCCAAACCTTAAAAGATAACACTGTGACAGTTAGGGATAGGAACACAAGAGAGCAAGAGAGGGTTAAAATAGAGGAGTTAGTTGATTATTTAAGATCAAAGATTTCATCATTGTAA
- a CDS encoding endonuclease dU, which produces MKKEIEVIGFDDAPFNKKDKKCILISVYMRGNRIIDNIYFSEFEKDGLDVTNKIIKVVKDKHYPKIKVIFLYGITFGGFNIADIHKIYEETKKPTVVVIDKKPNFEKIFKALKHFKDFEERKSLIEKAPAPEYMDGIYVQYLGIDRERLKRIVDICRLKSKVPECLRVAHLIGRGFLYLKKERE; this is translated from the coding sequence ATGAAAAAAGAAATTGAAGTTATTGGATTTGATGATGCTCCTTTTAATAAAAAGGATAAAAAGTGTATATTAATCTCTGTCTATATGAGAGGGAATAGAATAATAGATAATATCTATTTTTCAGAGTTTGAGAAGGATGGGTTAGATGTAACCAATAAGATAATTAAGGTTGTTAAGGATAAGCACTATCCTAAGATAAAGGTTATCTTTCTCTATGGTATAACCTTTGGAGGCTTTAATATAGCTGATATTCATAAGATATATGAGGAAACTAAAAAGCCAACAGTTGTTGTTATTGATAAAAAGCCCAACTTTGAAAAGATATTTAAAGCCTTAAAACACTTTAAAGACTTTGAGGAGAGAAAGAGTTTGATAGAAAAAGCTCCAGCTCCTGAGTATATGGATGGGATCTATGTACAGTATCTTGGGATAGATAGGGAGAGGCTAAAAAGAATAGTAGATATTTGTAGGTTAAAAAGTAAAGTGCCAGAGTGTTTAAGAGTGGCTCATTTAATTGGTAGAGGGTTCCTATATTTAAAAAAGGAGAGAGAATGA
- the hisI gene encoding phosphoribosyl-AMP cyclohydrolase has protein sequence MLEGLKWRNIEGKRLIIAIACDKNKNILMTAFMDEEALRKTLETGYMHYYSTSRKKLWKKGEESGNYQKVLEIYKDCDGDCLLFIVDQKGVACHEGYYSCFHYKLKNGKWVVDEIYKDDHS, from the coding sequence ATGTTAGAGGGTTTAAAGTGGAGAAATATAGAGGGGAAGAGATTAATTATAGCTATAGCCTGTGACAAAAATAAGAATATATTGATGACTGCCTTTATGGATGAAGAAGCTTTAAGAAAAACTTTAGAAACTGGCTACATGCATTACTACTCAACAAGTAGAAAAAAGCTATGGAAGAAAGGAGAGGAGAGTGGAAACTATCAGAAGGTTTTAGAGATTTATAAAGACTGTGATGGAGACTGCTTACTATTCATAGTTGATCAGAAGGGAGTGGCTTGTCATGAAGGTTACTACTCTTGCTTTCACTATAAGTTAAAAAATGGGAAGTGGGTTGTAGATGAGATATATAAAGATGATCATTCCTAA